A DNA window from Parabacteroides johnsonii DSM 18315 contains the following coding sequences:
- a CDS encoding MarR family transcriptional regulator, whose product MKNRNEMSATILANVEVFDYLKEKVGERKTRTEAYCDLLDKALAGFVSPFLRKQDYELQSCQCHVTISDLAAEWHWHRATVRSFLDTLESLGQLERIRLTKSVIITMSLQTAHSSKDNDVQNQTDLAMQLREALSDWITGKASAEDTGKACGQLVRRALADIGLQDIYPPDDMHVNLSMSARHDEKGLVDIRTTALENIALAAMQRVLRKSRFDDCLDILDFFRLDLGGDWAGFIETSKELVELILNPESTVDMDEEEYPLKSLRKPFLSLVARAQEAAN is encoded by the coding sequence ATGAAAAATAGAAATGAAATGTCCGCCACCATATTGGCGAATGTAGAGGTGTTCGACTACCTCAAAGAGAAAGTCGGCGAACGGAAAACGAGAACGGAAGCCTATTGCGATTTGTTGGACAAAGCACTGGCAGGTTTCGTTTCTCCCTTTTTAAGAAAACAGGATTACGAACTTCAATCCTGCCAATGCCATGTAACGATTTCCGACCTTGCTGCGGAATGGCACTGGCATCGGGCCACTGTCCGCTCCTTTTTGGACACGCTGGAATCGCTCGGCCAGTTGGAAAGAATCCGGTTGACAAAGAGTGTCATTATCACCATGTCCTTGCAGACCGCCCACTCTTCGAAAGATAACGATGTACAAAATCAGACAGACCTTGCCATGCAATTACGTGAGGCGTTGTCCGATTGGATAACTGGCAAAGCAAGCGCCGAAGACACCGGCAAGGCGTGTGGACAGTTGGTTCGCCGAGCTTTAGCCGATATAGGCTTACAAGATATTTACCCGCCCGATGACATGCACGTTAATCTTAGCATGTCTGCCAGACACGATGAGAAGGGGCTGGTGGATATTCGCACGACGGCATTGGAGAATATCGCATTGGCAGCCATGCAGCGCGTGCTTCGCAAGTCGAGGTTCGATGATTGTTTGGATATTCTCGATTTCTTCCGCCTCGACCTTGGTGGGGACTGGGCAGGATTCATCGAGACCTCGAAAGAACTTGTAGAACTGATTTTGAATCCTGAATCGACCGTTGATATGGATGAAGAAGAATACCCGCTCAAATCGCTTCGCAAACCCTTTTTATCCCTTGTGGCAAGGGCGCAGGAAGCTGCGAATTAA
- the mobV gene encoding MobV family relaxase — protein MVNAKQVLDVQVSKGITTAQSNEHQRRRSEQAEKYAMSKGNYDPTRKGLNFEIAPGRKVRPIDTSRSIPQRMADILNRRGIKDPNEGLAEPKYRTVVNIIFGGSRQRMHELAFGKQPVDFEKGADNSRIVRKPEIEDWAKDVYSFVCDKYGEQNIAAFIVHLDELNPHVHCTLLPIKDGRFAYKEIFAGKDKFEYSARMKQLHTDFFTEVNSKWGMSRGRSIAETGARHRTTEEYRRMLSEECTTMEERIDRHQEVLSALHSDIRLAERRVKGLTSMVENLKQEMAEKEAQLSALEGDLNAQKGDAIALSARKEKLEKELSSIQSKLADKQEKLQVADKRLSDLKENMNAVQERTEELKEEAYKYSRDVHSKVDSLLKDAMLEEMVNEHRNISARLELPQQRLFSGTLVQSVAERGTEVMHCATLLFLGMIDDATTFAETHGGGGGGNDLKWGRDEDEDNRAWALRCMRMACCMMRPVIGKKTKR, from the coding sequence ATGGTAAATGCGAAACAAGTGCTTGATGTGCAGGTATCCAAAGGCATCACCACGGCACAGAGCAACGAACATCAGCGCAGGCGCAGCGAACAGGCCGAGAAGTATGCCATGAGTAAGGGCAATTACGATCCCACACGCAAAGGACTGAACTTCGAAATTGCGCCCGGAAGGAAAGTGCGCCCCATTGATACGAGCCGCAGCATTCCGCAGCGGATGGCCGACATACTGAACCGGAGAGGTATCAAAGATCCCAACGAAGGACTGGCGGAACCGAAATATCGCACGGTGGTCAATATCATTTTCGGCGGTTCCCGACAACGGATGCACGAACTCGCTTTCGGCAAACAGCCTGTGGACTTCGAGAAGGGGGCGGACAATTCCCGTATCGTCCGTAAACCTGAAATCGAAGACTGGGCGAAAGATGTCTATTCGTTCGTATGTGACAAATACGGTGAACAGAACATAGCCGCTTTCATTGTACATCTCGACGAGTTGAACCCACACGTACATTGCACGCTTCTGCCGATAAAAGACGGACGCTTTGCATACAAGGAAATCTTCGCAGGAAAAGACAAGTTCGAGTACAGTGCCAGAATGAAACAGTTGCATACCGACTTCTTTACCGAGGTCAATTCGAAGTGGGGGATGTCGAGAGGAAGAAGTATCGCCGAAACCGGAGCGCGGCACAGAACAACCGAAGAGTATCGCCGTATGCTGTCGGAAGAATGTACGACTATGGAGGAACGCATAGACCGTCATCAGGAAGTATTGTCGGCTCTCCATTCGGATATTCGACTGGCAGAACGCAGGGTTAAGGGTCTGACCTCTATGGTCGAGAACTTAAAACAAGAGATGGCCGAAAAAGAAGCACAGCTGTCGGCACTCGAAGGTGATTTGAACGCTCAAAAGGGAGACGCCATTGCCCTTTCAGCCCGGAAAGAAAAACTTGAAAAGGAGCTGTCTTCTATCCAGTCGAAACTGGCAGACAAACAAGAAAAGTTGCAGGTAGCCGACAAGCGGCTTTCCGATCTGAAAGAGAACATGAATGCCGTTCAGGAACGTACCGAGGAACTGAAAGAGGAAGCCTATAAATACTCCCGCGATGTCCATTCCAAAGTGGATAGTTTGCTTAAAGATGCCATGCTGGAAGAAATGGTCAATGAACACCGGAATATATCGGCACGACTGGAACTTCCGCAACAGCGACTGTTCAGCGGCACTCTCGTACAATCCGTAGCCGAACGTGGCACGGAAGTCATGCACTGCGCTACGTTATTGTTTCTCGGTATGATCGATGATGCCACGACTTTTGCCGAAACACACGGCGGCGGAGGGGGTGGAAACGACCTCAAATGGGGACGGGACGAAGACGAGGACAACCGGGCATGGGCGCTCCGTTGTATGCGAATGGCGTGCTGTATGATGCGCCCGGTCATCGGCAAGAAGACGAAGCGCTAA
- a CDS encoding OmpA family protein produces the protein MTKNIIFIFAVLCSLQAQANVQPSDRDTVHSVPLYNKTELLQPIQPVYLDGVVMPIFRSGNWFVSMAGGATAFLGTPLGCEDLFGRLKPSYSFAVGKWFSPTVGARINYNGLQFKDGTLSTQEYHYVHADLLWNVLGRSYTRQEQVRWTLAPFAGVGLVHNADNGHNPFAISYGVQGQYRISKRVSALVELSGMTTFQDFDGYGKPNRFGDHMLSLTAGFSFNIGKVGWKRAIDVSPYIRRDEWLVDYVNVLSEENRRYAGRHDKDRRALVELKKILEVEGLLDTYAHLFDDDSLNNDGYPVNNYSGLNSLRARLKNRRWDGKSVFDGQPSNGNTQALAAQDIPKSVQDSVPDSGKGKYVNPADSTSTEYIALMQSGNECIGSPIYFFFELGTARLTDVSQLINLDELARVAKKYGLSVAVIGAADSATGTVDINDTLSALRADYIATELNKRGLPAENITKNAMGGISDYSPEKANRHTKIMLYFK, from the coding sequence ATGACGAAAAATATCATTTTTATTTTCGCGGTGCTATGCTCGTTGCAGGCACAAGCGAATGTACAACCTTCGGATAGGGATACTGTACACAGCGTACCTCTTTATAATAAAACGGAATTGCTTCAACCGATACAGCCCGTTTATCTTGACGGAGTGGTTATGCCGATTTTCCGAAGTGGCAACTGGTTTGTCAGCATGGCCGGCGGTGCAACCGCTTTCCTCGGTACTCCGCTCGGCTGCGAGGATCTTTTCGGACGGTTGAAACCTTCGTACAGCTTCGCTGTCGGTAAATGGTTCTCACCGACTGTCGGGGCACGCATCAATTACAACGGCTTGCAATTCAAAGACGGAACACTGTCCACACAAGAGTACCATTACGTTCATGCCGATTTATTGTGGAATGTTCTCGGACGCAGTTACACGAGGCAAGAGCAAGTCCGTTGGACGCTTGCGCCTTTCGCCGGTGTCGGACTGGTTCATAACGCCGATAACGGGCATAATCCGTTTGCTATCTCTTATGGCGTGCAAGGACAGTATCGTATCTCCAAGCGGGTCAGTGCTCTTGTGGAACTCTCCGGCATGACTACATTTCAAGACTTCGACGGATATGGCAAACCCAACCGCTTCGGCGATCACATGCTGTCGCTTACAGCCGGATTTTCTTTCAATATCGGAAAGGTAGGATGGAAACGGGCTATCGACGTAAGCCCTTATATCCGTCGTGATGAATGGCTTGTCGATTATGTCAATGTGCTATCGGAAGAGAACAGACGCTATGCCGGCCGACATGACAAAGACCGCCGGGCTCTTGTCGAATTGAAGAAGATATTGGAGGTAGAGGGATTGCTCGATACCTATGCACACCTCTTTGATGATGACAGCCTGAACAACGACGGTTATCCTGTGAATAATTACAGTGGATTGAACTCTCTTCGGGCAAGGTTGAAGAACCGGCGTTGGGATGGCAAGTCTGTTTTTGACGGACAGCCGTCAAACGGGAATACACAAGCCTTGGCCGCACAGGACATACCAAAGAGTGTTCAGGACAGTGTACCCGATTCTGGAAAAGGGAAGTACGTCAATCCTGCCGATAGCACTTCCACGGAGTATATCGCTCTTATGCAGTCCGGAAATGAATGTATCGGTTCTCCGATATATTTCTTCTTTGAACTCGGTACAGCCCGGTTGACAGACGTTTCCCAGTTAATCAATCTGGACGAACTGGCACGAGTAGCGAAGAAATACGGGTTATCCGTGGCCGTAATAGGGGCAGCTGACAGTGCGACCGGTACAGTTGACATAAACGATACGTTGAGCGCTTTGAGAGCCGATTATATCGCAACGGAACTGAATAAACGAGGATTACCGGCAGAGAACATCACCAAAAATGCGATGGGCGGTATTTCCGATTACTCTCCGGAAAAAGCCAATAGGCATACCAAAATAATGCTTTATTTCAAATAG
- a CDS encoding helix-turn-helix domain-containing protein, translating to MIENIIDFYKRIGQYNYSEAAGVTKGKPYFSLQEGHCHINQAIFGYRGFYKVTLLLETGKLYYADKWIMVDRPALMFATPAVPYAWEALADSGKRGWFCIFNEEFIQVSEQMGTLADSPLFCSSKDRIYFLDNDTLDEIQEIGRQIRRETASDYPQKFDVLRCYLHLLVHKAMMLEKGNHYVSHKNAAQRTVELFLVLLDHQFPVEFPANPLRLRSATDYAERLSIHVNHLNRVVKAVTGHTTSDLINRRIVQEAVALLQHSPCSISEIGWALGFNEVSSFSNYVKKHTGTSPSDLRMKAG from the coding sequence ATGATAGAAAACATTATAGACTTTTATAAACGAATAGGACAATATAATTACTCGGAAGCTGCCGGAGTAACGAAAGGGAAACCATATTTTTCTTTGCAGGAGGGACATTGCCATATCAACCAAGCCATATTTGGTTATCGGGGATTTTATAAAGTAACCTTGCTACTGGAAACAGGTAAACTTTATTATGCGGACAAATGGATTATGGTGGATCGCCCGGCTCTCATGTTCGCCACTCCTGCCGTTCCTTATGCTTGGGAAGCGTTGGCAGACTCTGGAAAGCGAGGCTGGTTTTGTATTTTCAACGAGGAGTTTATACAGGTTTCCGAACAGATGGGGACACTTGCCGATTCACCTTTGTTCTGTTCGTCAAAAGACCGTATTTATTTTCTGGATAACGATACACTGGACGAAATACAGGAAATAGGGCGACAAATACGTCGTGAGACAGCATCGGATTATCCACAAAAATTTGACGTATTGCGCTGTTACCTTCATCTTCTTGTTCACAAAGCAATGATGTTGGAAAAAGGAAATCATTATGTTTCCCATAAAAACGCAGCACAACGTACCGTCGAGTTATTCCTTGTTCTTCTCGACCATCAATTTCCAGTGGAGTTTCCCGCAAATCCTTTACGGCTGCGTTCTGCCACCGATTATGCAGAACGTCTGTCCATTCATGTCAATCATCTGAACCGTGTTGTAAAGGCTGTTACTGGACATACTACCTCGGACTTAATCAATCGTCGTATTGTGCAAGAAGCAGTGGCTTTGTTACAACATAGCCCTTGCTCGATAAGTGAAATCGGCTGGGCATTGGGTTTCAACGAGGTATCTTCATTCAGCAATTATGTGAAGAAACATACCGGTACGTCACCTTCCGATTTGCGTATGAAAGCTGGGTAA
- a CDS encoding SDR family oxidoreductase: MKTIFITGASSGIGKATTELFSAKGWRVIATMRNPEKGKELAVLPNVVVMPLDLTDSRQIKETSREALEKYDVDVLFNNAGYGIMAPLERIPEEEIRKLFDTDVIGAMLVTQQFIPHFKQRRSGVILTTTSLAGTIAFPRDAVYGAAKRAQEGMMESLWYEMKPFGVAVKSMIPGGTKTNFQTPLNDVTGYEKASARQRAWLLDGNSEFPLPEEAAGVVWQAATDEEDRLRYPTDSVCRKLYEQYLGMGTEKFKKYFSKILFE; this comes from the coding sequence ATGAAGACAATATTTATTACCGGTGCATCTTCTGGCATCGGAAAGGCAACGACAGAGTTATTTTCAGCCAAAGGCTGGCGGGTTATAGCAACGATGCGTAATCCGGAAAAGGGGAAGGAACTGGCGGTGTTACCGAATGTCGTTGTCATGCCGCTTGACCTGACCGATTCTCGGCAGATTAAAGAAACCAGTCGGGAAGCATTGGAAAAATATGACGTGGATGTGTTGTTTAATAACGCCGGATACGGTATCATGGCTCCGCTCGAACGGATACCGGAGGAGGAAATTCGGAAACTTTTTGATACGGATGTTATCGGAGCTATGCTTGTCACACAACAATTTATTCCTCATTTCAAACAGCGTCGCAGCGGTGTCATTCTCACTACGACATCACTTGCCGGAACCATCGCATTTCCACGAGATGCTGTTTATGGGGCAGCTAAACGGGCACAGGAAGGAATGATGGAATCCCTTTGGTATGAAATGAAACCTTTCGGTGTTGCGGTCAAGTCGATGATTCCGGGCGGCACAAAAACGAATTTTCAAACTCCGCTTAACGACGTGACTGGATATGAAAAGGCATCAGCCAGACAAAGAGCATGGTTGCTGGACGGCAATTCTGAATTTCCTTTACCGGAGGAAGCTGCCGGTGTCGTTTGGCAGGCTGCGACTGATGAAGAAGACCGTCTGCGTTATCCCACCGACAGCGTTTGTCGGAAACTGTATGAGCAATATCTTGGAATGGGAACTGAAAAGTTTAAAAAATACTTTTCAAAGATACTGTTCGAATAA
- a CDS encoding aldo/keto reductase has translation MANKENYPKIALGTWSWGTGAAGGDQVFGNNLSAKDLKPVFDTAMKNGLNLWDTATVYGMGSSESILASFVKQCPREQVAISTKFTPQIAPDSPGAVEEMLDASLKRFETDYVDIYWIHNPADVERWTPGLIPLLKKGKVKRVGVSNHNLAELKRAEEILSAEGFHISAVQNHYSLIYRSSEDAGIIDYCNRYGMTFFAYMVLEQGALSGKYDAQHLMPQNTSRGETYNSQLPRIEKLLSVLRETALRHEASVSQVAIAWAIAKHTLPIIGVTKMHHVEDAVKAAKLNLAEDELSLLDSTSREMDVNTKGSWEHSMC, from the coding sequence ATGGCAAACAAGGAAAATTATCCCAAAATCGCCCTCGGCACGTGGTCGTGGGGAACAGGAGCCGCCGGAGGCGACCAAGTATTCGGAAATAACCTTTCCGCAAAAGATTTGAAGCCAGTATTCGATACGGCCATGAAGAACGGACTCAACCTTTGGGACACGGCAACCGTCTATGGTATGGGGTCTTCGGAAAGCATACTCGCAAGTTTCGTGAAGCAATGTCCGCGCGAGCAGGTGGCCATATCCACCAAATTCACTCCTCAAATTGCACCGGACTCTCCGGGTGCTGTGGAAGAAATGCTGGATGCCAGTCTGAAACGTTTTGAGACAGATTATGTGGACATCTACTGGATTCATAACCCCGCCGATGTGGAACGTTGGACTCCCGGCCTCATTCCCTTGCTGAAAAAAGGGAAAGTAAAGCGTGTCGGGGTATCGAACCATAACCTCGCGGAACTGAAACGCGCAGAAGAGATACTTTCTGCCGAAGGATTCCATATTTCAGCCGTACAGAACCATTACAGCCTCATTTATCGCTCCTCGGAAGATGCGGGGATTATCGATTATTGCAATCGGTATGGCATGACATTCTTCGCCTACATGGTATTGGAACAGGGTGCGCTCTCCGGAAAGTATGACGCGCAGCACCTTATGCCGCAAAACACTTCTCGCGGCGAGACCTATAACAGCCAACTTCCACGGATAGAGAAACTGCTTTCCGTCCTACGTGAAACAGCCCTGCGTCATGAGGCGTCCGTATCACAAGTCGCCATCGCGTGGGCCATCGCCAAACATACTTTACCCATTATAGGAGTAACCAAGATGCACCATGTGGAAGATGCGGTAAAAGCCGCCAAGCTGAATTTGGCGGAAGATGAGCTTTCTCTGCTGGATTCAACCTCAAGAGAGATGGACGTAAATACAAAAGGTTCATGGGAACATTCCATGTGCTGA
- a CDS encoding flavodoxin, with protein sequence MKKMIYLLTAALCMTFNCMACSDDHQTTDGPQTETPKDEEDGNENSDNPNQPQAGKTLVVYYSYTNNTAAIVNELQAQIAADVIRIEPAEKGLDYAANNYAIGSAQIAAIRENPDDASSYPAIDPVEVRMEDYGTVIVATPLWWSNMAAPMQTFLFHYGDEMADKHIGLIVSSASSGISGVEADAKRLVPDGRFFTTSLWIRSSQTSGSHDMIADWLKSIDYSGETTSGE encoded by the coding sequence ATGAAAAAGATGATATATCTGTTGACGGCGGCATTGTGCATGACTTTCAACTGTATGGCTTGCAGCGATGACCACCAGACTACGGACGGTCCGCAAACAGAGACCCCGAAAGATGAAGAAGATGGAAATGAAAACTCCGACAATCCGAACCAGCCGCAGGCAGGCAAAACGCTGGTAGTGTATTACAGCTATACGAACAATACGGCAGCGATTGTAAATGAGTTGCAAGCACAAATTGCTGCGGATGTAATAAGAATCGAACCTGCTGAAAAAGGACTCGATTATGCGGCCAACAATTACGCTATCGGCAGTGCACAGATAGCGGCCATACGTGAAAATCCCGATGACGCCTCTTCCTATCCTGCGATAGATCCGGTGGAAGTCCGAATGGAAGATTACGGGACGGTAATCGTGGCCACTCCGTTATGGTGGAGCAATATGGCGGCTCCCATGCAGACTTTTCTGTTCCATTATGGCGATGAAATGGCGGACAAACATATCGGACTTATCGTGTCCAGTGCAAGCAGTGGCATCAGCGGTGTTGAAGCAGATGCCAAGAGACTCGTTCCGGACGGCAGGTTTTTTACGACAAGCCTTTGGATACGTTCGTCGCAGACTTCAGGCAGCCACGACATGATTGCCGATTGGTTGAAAAGTATCGATTATTCAGGAGAGACGACTTCCGGAGAATGA
- a CDS encoding carboxymuconolactone decarboxylase family protein → MKTIVCILLTLLISAPMVNAQKKIKQTAGRDQLGDFAPKFAELNDDVLFGEVWSRTDKLGLRDRSMVTITALVSSGITDSSLTYHLQTAKKNGITRTEIAEILTQVGFYAGWPKAWAAFRLAKDVWAEESADTDGKAEFEREMIFPIGKPNDAFAQYFIGQSYLAPLSSEQVGIHNVTFEPRCRNNWHIHHASKGGGQILVCVAGTGWYQEWGKPARMLRPGDVVNIPAGVKHWHGATADSWFAHLAVEVPGEGASNEWLEAVSDKEYDKLQEEKR, encoded by the coding sequence ATGAAAACGATTGTTTGTATATTATTAACATTGCTAATATCAGCCCCTATGGTAAATGCACAGAAGAAAATCAAGCAGACGGCAGGTCGCGACCAGTTAGGCGACTTCGCCCCCAAGTTCGCAGAATTGAATGATGATGTCCTCTTTGGAGAAGTATGGAGTCGGACTGATAAACTCGGTTTGCGCGACCGCAGTATGGTAACGATCACGGCACTTGTCAGTTCAGGGATAACGGACTCTTCGTTGACGTACCATTTACAAACCGCCAAGAAGAACGGCATCACCCGTACCGAGATAGCGGAAATACTGACGCAGGTCGGTTTCTATGCCGGATGGCCGAAAGCATGGGCGGCATTCCGTCTGGCAAAGGATGTATGGGCGGAAGAGAGTGCCGATACGGACGGCAAGGCTGAATTTGAACGGGAAATGATATTTCCCATAGGTAAGCCGAACGACGCCTTCGCCCAATATTTTATAGGACAGAGCTATCTGGCACCGCTATCCTCGGAACAGGTCGGTATCCACAACGTGACTTTCGAGCCGCGATGCCGCAACAACTGGCACATACACCATGCCTCGAAAGGCGGCGGTCAGATACTGGTCTGCGTGGCCGGTACCGGCTGGTATCAGGAATGGGGCAAACCGGCCCGGATGCTCCGTCCCGGTGATGTGGTCAATATTCCGGCAGGGGTGAAACACTGGCACGGAGCAACAGCCGACAGCTGGTTTGCACATCTGGCTGTCGAAGTACCCGGAGAAGGGGCAAGCAACGAATGGCTGGAAGCGGTAAGCGACAAGGAATATGATAAATTGCAGGAGGAGAAGCGATGA
- a CDS encoding flavin reductase family protein: protein MKKNIGNTLALYPMPTVVIGAKVNGKASWTLVAHVGIVAHDRLLVSLHSAHYINKGIKESGHLSVNIVTEDFLSKADYCGIVSGGKTDKSVVFDSVTGDDGTPMARESPLSMECKVEDVYECNGFENFICSVSRTYADDSVLGTDGKLDYDRLKPVLFEFPTYRYLRTGSIIGHCTDAGRKYKENQS, encoded by the coding sequence ATGAAAAAGAACATCGGAAATACACTGGCTTTATATCCTATGCCGACCGTTGTGATCGGCGCCAAGGTAAATGGGAAGGCATCGTGGACACTGGTAGCGCATGTGGGCATCGTTGCCCACGACAGGCTGCTTGTCAGCCTGCATTCCGCGCATTATATCAATAAAGGCATCAAGGAGAGCGGACATTTGTCTGTAAACATCGTAACTGAAGATTTTCTGTCGAAAGCGGATTACTGCGGTATCGTATCGGGCGGCAAGACGGATAAAAGCGTCGTGTTCGATTCCGTGACGGGAGATGACGGAACACCGATGGCCCGAGAGTCGCCTTTAAGCATGGAATGTAAGGTGGAAGACGTGTACGAGTGCAACGGCTTCGAGAATTTCATTTGCAGCGTTTCCCGCACGTATGCCGATGACAGCGTGCTCGGCACAGACGGCAAATTAGACTATGACCGCCTCAAACCGGTACTGTTCGAATTTCCCACCTACCGGTACTTACGAACCGGAAGTATCATCGGACATTGTACGGATGCAGGCAGGAAATACAAAGAGAACCAATCATGA
- a CDS encoding amidohydrolase family protein, with protein sequence MKRFLFIISLMISYLTGNAQNVVDVHCHNIPPFYMEALEKHNAALDEGFPLPEWNVDSHLAFMDSAGIGRSILTMPAPQPYFGDSKECRETIRRYNEYCAGLKTAYPERFRFCASLPLPDVDAAIAEAVYALDTLGADGIKLATNSRGQYLGDEALDPLMEVLDKRNAVIILHPHKPVPVNGKLMAAVPLAAYEYPAETTRAIMNMMARNILVRYSNLKVVVPHCGSFLPLAIPRLKAIIPAMQAKGLMDDIDFEGNLSRLYYDLAGAASPATIRSMLTVTSLDHILYGSDYPYQPAEVLVGNLRLLEKALSEDKELSPYKEMFLWENAIRLFSGQPISREIVKAENNVSVMGDNKETEMLVRISEIEIYPEYHEEYLRMALEVGATSVREEPGVIAIYPMVQQRDSCQIRILEIYANRDAYKHHIATEHFKAYKQGTLHMVKSLELVDMMSMNPAAMPEIFLKMRGEK encoded by the coding sequence ATGAAACGATTTCTTTTTATCATTTCTCTTATGATAAGCTATTTGACCGGTAATGCACAGAACGTGGTGGACGTGCATTGCCACAATATCCCGCCTTTTTATATGGAGGCACTGGAAAAACACAATGCGGCATTGGACGAGGGTTTCCCCTTGCCGGAGTGGAACGTCGATTCTCATCTGGCATTTATGGACAGCGCAGGCATAGGGCGTTCCATACTGACCATGCCCGCCCCGCAGCCTTATTTCGGTGATAGCAAAGAGTGCCGGGAAACCATACGGCGTTACAACGAATACTGCGCCGGATTGAAAACAGCCTATCCTGAAAGATTCAGGTTCTGTGCCTCATTGCCTTTGCCGGACGTGGATGCAGCCATTGCGGAAGCCGTTTATGCGCTCGACACGCTCGGTGCAGACGGGATAAAATTGGCGACAAACAGCCGAGGCCAATATCTCGGTGACGAGGCACTCGACCCGTTAATGGAAGTGCTGGACAAGAGGAATGCAGTCATTATCCTCCACCCGCACAAACCTGTGCCAGTGAACGGAAAACTGATGGCCGCCGTTCCGCTTGCAGCATACGAATATCCGGCAGAAACGACCAGAGCCATTATGAATATGATGGCCCGCAATATTTTGGTGCGTTATTCCAATCTCAAGGTCGTTGTTCCGCATTGCGGCTCTTTCCTGCCGCTTGCCATACCGCGCTTGAAGGCTATAATTCCTGCCATGCAAGCCAAAGGACTGATGGATGACATCGACTTCGAAGGCAACCTTTCACGATTATATTACGATCTGGCCGGTGCAGCTTCACCGGCAACCATACGGAGTATGCTGACCGTCACATCGCTCGACCATATTCTTTACGGCTCGGACTATCCGTACCAACCTGCGGAAGTGCTGGTGGGGAACCTACGACTGTTGGAAAAAGCCTTGTCCGAAGATAAAGAGCTGTCTCCTTACAAGGAAATGTTCTTGTGGGAAAATGCCATCCGGCTTTTTTCTGGGCAGCCGATAAGTAGAGAGATTGTCAAAGCGGAAAACAACGTATCTGTCATGGGTGATAACAAGGAGACTGAAATGTTGGTGCGTATTTCGGAAATAGAAATCTATCCCGAATACCACGAAGAATACCTGCGAATGGCTTTGGAAGTAGGCGCAACCTCCGTTCGAGAGGAGCCGGGCGTGATAGCCATATACCCGATGGTACAGCAACGGGATTCTTGCCAGATACGTATTCTGGAAATATACGCCAACCGAGATGCCTACAAGCATCATATAGCGACAGAGCATTTCAAGGCTTACAAACAAGGCACGCTGCACATGGTAAAGTCTCTGGAACTGGTGGATATGATGTCGATGAATCCTGCTGCCATGCCCGAAATATTCCTTAAAATGAGAGGTGAAAAGTAA